The Bacillota bacterium genome contains a region encoding:
- a CDS encoding ATP phosphoribosyltransferase — translation MEDVMNIALPKGRLLAYVVPLLEGAGINCSEVTEGSRKLVLVDEASRTRLFLMRPADVLTYVEQGACDVGIVGKDLILEEKRDVCELVDLGFGFCRFVLAAPRGVGEKRPPLRGSLRVATKFPRVAGEYFQRKGVRAEIIKLHGSVELAPLAGLAEMIVDITSTGQTLAENDLVVLDEIATATARLVANRVSFRLKSARINDLVSKIQETLAKAGERNANLVSAGIS, via the coding sequence ATGGAAGACGTAATGAACATCGCGCTGCCCAAAGGGCGGCTGCTGGCATATGTTGTTCCCCTCCTGGAGGGCGCCGGGATCAATTGTTCCGAGGTCACCGAGGGCTCGCGCAAGCTCGTCCTGGTGGATGAGGCGAGCCGTACGAGGCTTTTCCTGATGAGGCCGGCTGATGTCCTCACCTATGTGGAACAGGGCGCCTGTGATGTCGGCATTGTCGGGAAGGACCTGATCCTCGAGGAGAAGCGGGATGTTTGCGAGCTCGTCGACCTTGGGTTTGGGTTTTGCCGCTTCGTCCTCGCCGCGCCGCGGGGTGTCGGTGAGAAGAGGCCGCCGCTGCGGGGTAGCCTCAGGGTGGCGACGAAGTTCCCTCGTGTTGCGGGTGAGTACTTCCAGCGAAAGGGCGTCAGAGCTGAAATTATAAAGCTCCATGGGTCGGTGGAGCTCGCTCCGCTCGCGGGGCTCGCCGAGATGATTGTGGATATCACATCGACAGGCCAGACGCTTGCTGAGAACGACCTCGTGGTCCTGGATGAGATCGCAACGGCCACGGCCCGCCTTGTCGCAAACAGGGTGAGCTTTCGTCTGAAATCCGCCAGGATCAATGACCTGGTTTCGAAGATACAGGAGACACTGGCAAAGGCGGGGGAGAGGAATGCGAATCTGGTCAGCGCCGGAATTTCGTGA
- the hisZ gene encoding ATP phosphoribosyltransferase regulatory subunit, with the protein MIGVNRPGAAVPSGLRYLGPREAFQKRSIEDRLVQVFTRWGFSEIVTPTIEYFDTISAGTGERLKDRMYRFLDRTGQIIVLRPDITTPIAHFAATELRDEPRPLRLFYLGSVFRAGSPQTGVRQESYQAGAEIIGASGSAADAEVIALAIQCLRDVGLQGFRVGIGHAGIIDYISEQAGLDPGQEGLIRDALARHDFVALREVAGSLNLPPDKLEWLLTIPALRGKGEVLEAARSLCSSPPGAGGQPGTELGAERSGDGGVEVLHSLGAILGNLESRGLGEFVDIDLGLVRDLDYYTGIIFEAYAYGVGRPVCGGGRYDHLLEKFGAGEPATGFAVDIEGLVSALAASPVTSPVASPAGGPDYFVIPESEAASIAAARLAAALRDGGHSVELEIIGRGVEGAIDYGLRRKVGKIVIVDEDGRMKNQSGM; encoded by the coding sequence TTGATTGGTGTAAATAGGCCCGGGGCCGCCGTCCCGAGCGGCCTGCGCTATCTGGGCCCCCGGGAGGCCTTTCAGAAACGGAGCATTGAGGATCGCCTGGTGCAGGTCTTCACCCGGTGGGGGTTCTCCGAGATTGTAACCCCTACGATCGAATACTTCGATACGATCTCCGCCGGCACGGGCGAGCGGCTAAAGGACCGGATGTACAGGTTCCTGGACAGGACCGGCCAGATCATTGTGTTGAGGCCGGATATTACCACCCCCATAGCCCATTTCGCCGCAACGGAGCTACGCGACGAGCCCAGACCCCTGCGCCTGTTTTACCTCGGCAGCGTATTCCGGGCGGGGAGCCCGCAGACCGGCGTGCGACAGGAATCCTACCAGGCCGGGGCCGAGATCATAGGGGCATCGGGGAGCGCCGCCGATGCGGAGGTGATTGCCCTTGCCATTCAATGCCTCAGGGACGTGGGCCTGCAAGGCTTCAGGGTGGGAATAGGGCATGCCGGCATCATAGATTACATATCGGAGCAGGCCGGCCTCGACCCGGGGCAGGAGGGCCTCATCAGGGATGCGCTCGCCAGGCACGATTTCGTCGCCCTGCGTGAGGTGGCCGGCTCGCTCAACCTGCCCCCTGACAAGCTTGAATGGCTTTTGACCATCCCGGCGCTTCGTGGGAAGGGCGAGGTCCTGGAGGCGGCGCGCTCCCTCTGCTCATCCCCACCCGGTGCCGGTGGCCAGCCAGGCACGGAGCTGGGCGCGGAAAGGAGCGGGGACGGGGGTGTCGAGGTGCTCCATAGCCTCGGCGCGATCCTGGGGAATCTCGAATCAAGGGGGCTGGGCGAGTTTGTCGACATCGATCTGGGCCTTGTTCGGGATCTGGATTATTATACAGGCATAATCTTCGAGGCATATGCCTACGGCGTCGGGAGGCCAGTCTGCGGGGGCGGGCGCTATGATCATCTCCTGGAGAAATTCGGCGCGGGCGAGCCGGCGACGGGATTTGCGGTGGATATCGAGGGCCTGGTGTCGGCGCTCGCGGCCTCGCCAGTAACGTCACCGGTGGCGTCGCCGGCAGGGGGCCCGGACTATTTCGTGATACCGGAGAGCGAGGCGGCCTCGATCGCGGCAGCCCGGTTGGCGGCGGCCCTGAGGGATGGGGGACACTCTGTGGAGCTTGAGATCATCGGGAGGGGTGTTGAAGGGGCCATCGATTATGGTTTGAGGCGCAAGGTCGGTAAAATCGTCATCGTGGATGAGGATGGCAGAATGAAAAATCAAAGTGGGATGTAA
- a CDS encoding PAS domain S-box protein, whose protein sequence is MLDEGNKGYNGKYNGKYSDKYRDNIMESLTIGVAVIDRNLRVTTWNACMEQMTGISKKEALGAYYPNLLRELVMDVPGQPGLDGVISRVLLDGVIEEIRNFKQRSRDGAILVVRKKISPIRDLDEKVAGVIIISEDVTEKVLLGEQLRQAEKLKAIGEVAASIAHEINNPIGVISAYAEHLLEKLAKASPSPGEEFARALRAINEEAARCSAIIKNLLVFARRAKLDLKPVDLKQLIEDVIFLVGRQAEQQSVEIITSFPDGLPCVLADAIQLKQVFLNLSINALQAMPGGGRLSIECIVIKDRTVRSRPDTGVRGPGSVDENEKRYVQIKFNDTGCGIPAENIGKVFTPFFTTKNSGVGLGLAVSHGIVENHDGTISVESEENVGTTFTITLPLGQI, encoded by the coding sequence TTGCTGGACGAGGGAAACAAGGGATATAATGGTAAATACAATGGTAAATATAGCGACAAATACAGAGATAATATAATGGAGAGCCTCACCATCGGGGTTGCCGTTATCGACCGTAATCTCAGAGTCACCACCTGGAATGCATGTATGGAGCAGATGACGGGCATATCGAAGAAGGAGGCCCTGGGCGCGTATTACCCGAATTTGCTTCGTGAGCTCGTAATGGATGTGCCGGGCCAGCCCGGCCTGGATGGCGTGATATCTCGCGTGTTGCTGGACGGGGTTATTGAGGAGATACGGAATTTTAAGCAGAGGAGTCGCGATGGGGCAATCCTGGTGGTCCGCAAGAAGATATCGCCGATCAGGGATCTTGACGAAAAAGTTGCGGGCGTTATTATTATCTCCGAGGATGTAACGGAGAAGGTCCTGCTTGGCGAGCAATTGAGGCAGGCCGAAAAGCTCAAGGCTATAGGCGAGGTGGCCGCCAGCATCGCCCATGAGATAAACAACCCGATCGGTGTGATATCGGCATACGCTGAGCATCTCCTGGAGAAGCTGGCGAAGGCGTCACCCTCCCCTGGCGAGGAGTTCGCAAGGGCCCTGAGGGCAATTAATGAAGAGGCGGCTCGTTGCTCGGCGATCATCAAGAATTTGCTGGTTTTCGCTCGCCGGGCGAAGCTCGATCTGAAGCCCGTGGACCTCAAACAGCTTATCGAGGATGTTATATTCCTGGTAGGCAGGCAGGCGGAGCAGCAGTCGGTGGAGATTATTACATCTTTCCCCGACGGCCTGCCATGTGTGCTGGCAGACGCCATACAGCTGAAGCAGGTTTTTCTCAACTTGTCCATCAATGCGCTTCAGGCCATGCCTGGCGGGGGGCGGCTTTCTATAGAATGCATAGTTATCAAGGACCGGACGGTCCGGAGCAGGCCCGATACTGGGGTTAGAGGCCCAGGGAGCGTTGATGAGAATGAGAAGAGATATGTTCAGATAAAATTTAACGACACCGGGTGCGGGATTCCCGCGGAGAATATAGGTAAGGTCTTTACACCGTTTTTTACCACCAAGAATAGCGGGGTCGGCCTGGGGCTGGCCGTGAGCCATGGAATAGTGGAAAACCACGATGGCACCATATCGGTAGAAAGCGAGGAGAATGTGGGGACGACTTTCACCATTACACTTCCCCTCGGGCAGATATGA
- a CDS encoding sigma-54-dependent Fis family transcriptional regulator, producing the protein MDIPGSLWHEEGDSSLGAYRILIVDDEPNMRGVLSDVLAEEGYEVAVAKNGSEGAEKGVTGRFDVIVLDLKLPDCSGIDVLKKIRKGNPETAVIMMTAFSSIETAIEAMKLGAHDYITKPFKIDKFKATIKSAIKATAWTRVKPGLSPFRRLPETEEELGIIGNTPAMKRVLDIVSSIAQTNATVLIYGESGTGKELIARAIHLKSPRASRPLIKVSCAALPESLLESELFGHEKGAFTNAIATRPGRFELADTGTLFLDEVGEMSPSMQVKLLRVLQEREFERVGGSHSIKVDVRIIAATNKNLQEAVRAGTFREDLYYRLSVVPIYLPPLRERQEDIPRLATAFMHRFSRETGNEVTGISSEAMAALMEYDWPGNVRELENCIERAVIFSKGGVIGPEILFLNSPVVNAPVADAPSSSTLSKGGATNSSVRASGGQTGQAGSPEGGAGSSSSAPGTESEGTRKSLEDVEREHIVRVLKQTNRNRTEAAKILKITRRTLLNKIKEYGITE; encoded by the coding sequence ATGGATATCCCTGGCAGCTTGTGGCACGAGGAGGGGGATAGCTCCTTGGGCGCGTACCGGATACTTATTGTCGATGATGAGCCAAATATGCGGGGCGTGCTGTCGGATGTTTTAGCCGAGGAGGGCTATGAGGTTGCTGTCGCGAAAAACGGCAGCGAGGGCGCGGAGAAGGGCGTCACTGGCAGGTTTGATGTGATCGTGCTGGACCTCAAGCTTCCCGATTGCAGCGGGATAGATGTCCTTAAAAAGATCCGGAAGGGTAACCCCGAGACAGCGGTTATCATGATGACTGCGTTTTCATCCATTGAAACGGCAATCGAGGCGATGAAGCTCGGCGCCCATGATTATATAACCAAGCCGTTCAAGATAGATAAGTTCAAGGCGACTATTAAGAGCGCAATCAAGGCAACCGCGTGGACCCGGGTCAAGCCCGGGTTGAGCCCCTTTCGCAGGCTTCCCGAGACAGAGGAGGAGCTGGGGATTATAGGAAATACTCCGGCCATGAAGAGGGTGCTTGATATTGTCTCTTCAATCGCCCAGACCAACGCCACAGTTTTAATCTATGGCGAGAGCGGGACAGGTAAGGAATTGATAGCGAGGGCCATTCACCTTAAAAGCCCGCGCGCGTCGCGGCCATTGATCAAGGTGAGCTGCGCAGCGCTCCCTGAGAGCCTTCTTGAGAGCGAGCTGTTTGGCCACGAGAAAGGGGCCTTCACCAACGCTATCGCCACGAGGCCGGGCCGCTTTGAGCTAGCCGATACAGGCACGCTTTTTTTGGATGAGGTCGGCGAGATGAGCCCGAGCATGCAGGTGAAGCTGCTCAGGGTGCTGCAGGAACGCGAATTTGAGAGGGTTGGCGGGTCACACTCTATTAAGGTCGATGTGAGGATTATCGCCGCTACAAATAAGAATCTCCAGGAGGCGGTGCGCGCAGGCACCTTCAGGGAGGACCTGTATTATCGCTTGAGCGTCGTCCCTATATACCTGCCCCCGTTGCGTGAGCGCCAGGAGGATATCCCCCGCCTCGCTACGGCGTTTATGCATCGCTTCAGCCGCGAGACCGGCAATGAGGTCACCGGCATATCCAGCGAGGCTATGGCCGCCCTTATGGAGTATGATTGGCCGGGGAACGTCCGGGAACTTGAGAATTGCATAGAGAGGGCGGTTATATTCTCAAAGGGCGGGGTCATCGGGCCCGAGATCCTCTTTCTCAACTCTCCTGTTGTAAACGCCCCTGTTGCAGACGCCCCTAGCTCAAGCACATTGAGCAAGGGGGGAGCTACGAACAGCTCGGTAAGAGCCAGCGGGGGGCAAACTGGGCAGGCTGGGAGCCCTGAAGGGGGCGCCGGGTCTTCCTCATCCGCCCCCGGGACGGAATCAGAGGGGACGCGGAAGTCCCTTGAGGATGTGGAGCGAGAGCATATCGTCAGGGTTCTCAAGCAAACCAACCGCAACCGCACCGAGGCCGCAAAGATCCTGAAGATAACGCGCCGGACGTTATTGAATAAAATAAAGGAATATGGGATTACTGAGTAG